A genome region from Apus apus isolate bApuApu2 chromosome 2, bApuApu2.pri.cur, whole genome shotgun sequence includes the following:
- the LOC127381203 gene encoding lymphocyte antigen 6E, with the protein MKALLLAVLAALLCVERAHTLICFSCSDASSNWACLTPVKCGENENHCVTTYVGVGLGGKSGQSISKGCSPICPSAGINLGIAAASVYCCDSFLCNISGSSSVKASYTVLALGVLVSFIYILRARE; encoded by the exons ATGAAGGCGCTCCTGCTCGCCGTGCTGGCTGCGCTGCTGTGCGTGGAGAGAG CCCATACACTCATCTGCTTTTCATGCTCGGATGCATCTTCCAACTGGGCCTGCCTGACGCCTGTCAAGTGTGGGGAGAATGAAAACCACTGTGTGACAACGTACGTTGGAGTGGGGTTAG GTGGCAAGTCTGGCCAGTCCATCTCCAAAGGATGCTCTCCCATTTGCCCCAGTGCTGGGATTAACCTGGGCATAGCGGCTGCCTCCGTTTACTGCTGCGACTCCTTCCTCTGCAACATCAGTGGCTCCAGCAGTGTGAAAGCCAGCTACACAGTCCTGGCCTTGGGAGTCCTGGTTAGCTTCATCTACATCCTGAGGGCTCGTGAGTGA